A genome region from Trichosurus vulpecula isolate mTriVul1 chromosome 5, mTriVul1.pri, whole genome shotgun sequence includes the following:
- the AQP6 gene encoding aquaporin-6: protein MLVCRLWAAISRALFAEFLATGLYVFFGVGSVLRWPSAMPSVLQAAITFNLATAMAVQVTWKVSGAHVNPAVTLAFLVGSNISLPRAIAYVVAQLAGAIAGAALLYGVTPGDIRESLGVNVVRGSVSSGQAVAVELVLTLQLVLCVLASTDSRQTPGSPAAIIGISVALGHLIGIYFTGCSMNPARSFGPAVIVGKFSVHWIFWVGPLTGAILASLIYNFILFPDTKTLAQRLAILTGTMGAEEAVPRKNDPEPISGGTEIPNVV from the exons ATGTTGGTCTGTCGGCTCTGGGCGGCAATTAGCCGGGCCCTGTTTGCTGAGTTTCTGGCAACAGGGCTCTATGTATTCTTTGGTGTGGGCTCAGTCTTGCGCTGGCCCTCAGCAATGCCCTCTGTGCTCCAAGCGGCTATCACTTTCAATCTGGCTACAGCCATGGCCGTACAAGTCACCTGGAAGGTGAGTGGGGCCCATGTCAACCCAGCTGTGACCCTGGCTTTCCTGGTGGGCTCCAATATTTCCCTACCAAGAGCCATAGCCTATGTGGTAGCCCAGCTTGCCGGGGCCATTGCAGGAGCTGCTCTGCTTTATGGAGTCACCCCAGGGGACATTCGAGAAAGCCTCGGAGTGAATGTG GTCCGGGGCAGTGTTTCCTCAGGCCAGGCTGTCGCCGTGGAGTTGGTGCTGACCCTACAGCTGGTGCTCTGTGTCCTGGCTTCCACCGACAGCCGCCAGACCCCAGGCTCTCCTGCTGCCATAATTGGGATCTCTGTGGCTTTGGGCCACCTAATTGGG ATCTACTTCACTGGTTGTTCCATGAACCCAGCTCGCTCCTTTGGCCCAGCTGTCATCGTTGGCAAGTTCTCTGTTCATTGG ATCTTCTGGGTAGGACCATTGACAGGAGCTATCCTGGCATCTCTGATCTACAACTTCATCTTGTTCCCAGACACCAAGACTCTGGCTCAGAGGCTAGCCATTTTAACAGGCACCATGGGAGCTGAGGAGGCGGTGCCTCGAAAGAATGACCCAGAGCCCATTTCAGGGGGCACTGAGATACCCAACGTGGTATAG